A single genomic interval of Littorina saxatilis isolate snail1 linkage group LG17, US_GU_Lsax_2.0, whole genome shotgun sequence harbors:
- the LOC138953280 gene encoding uncharacterized protein produces MDTLTGLESLESRRDTKVLTLAAKFKTMQNHPMHKRMSEPTKCRLKRSSFVHNVRRLERQDPELMQQGNRIIPTHSTVPAWKREQFPEVRESIPGILKKGIQTEAERKAVTLDHIDHVYPKEHWTHTYTDGSAEEATRNGGGGIVIKLKDERQLQQAIPTGKFSTNYKAEADALQTAARMLHENRETTRSRVVIFSDALSVLQAVQNPRNKELNTLASALTNLQQSTEQTVIQWIPSHCNIQGNEEADRLAKEGGQLPQDEQEVTYEEAKTIVKEKQKRRWLYQHPDYNEKDAYYLLPRDDQVVIVILRTGH; encoded by the coding sequence GCTGCCAAGTTCAAGACGATGCAGAACCACCCAATGCACAAGAGAATGTCGGAGCCCACCAAATGCAGACTGAAGCGCAGCAGTTTTGTCCACAACGTGAGGAGACTTGAACGACAGGATCCAGAACTCATGCAGCAGGGCAACAGGATAATACCAACGCACTCGACTGTACCAGCTTGGAAGAGAGAGCAATTCCCCGAAGTCAGAGAGAGCATTCCTGGCATTCTCAAAAAGGGCATCCAAACAGAAGCGGAGAGGAAAGCAGTGACCCTGGACCACATAGATCACGTCTATCCCAAAGAACATTGGACCCATACATACACAGATGGATCAGCAGAAGAAGCAACCAGAAATGGAGGTGGTGGAATTGTCATCAAACTGAAGGATGAAAGACAACTACAGCAGGCTATTCCAACTGGAAAGTTCTCTACGAACTACAAGGCTGAGGCTGATGCACTACAAACAGCAGCCCGAATGTTACACGAGAACAGGGAAACAACCCGCTCCAGAGTGGTTATCTTCTCTGATGCCTTATCAGTCCTGCAAGCAGTCCAGAACCCACGGAACAAGGAACTGAACACCCTTGCCTCTGCACTGACCAACTTACAGCAATCCACTGAGCAAACAGTCATCCAGTGGATTCCATCACACTGCAACATACAGGGCAATGAGGAAGCTGACCGACTGGCAAAAGAAGGTGGACAGCTCCCACAGGATGAACAAGAAGTCACCTATGAAGAGGCCAAGACTATAGTCAAAGAGAAGCAGAAGAGAAGATGGCTCTACCAACACCCAGACTACAACGAAAAGGATGCCTACTACCTCCTACCCAGAGATGACCAAGTGGTCATTGTGATACTGAGAACAGGCCATTAA